The genomic region CTGGTAAGACAACTATTATTAATTTACTTGAACGTTTCTACGATGTTAGTGGCGGTTCGATTAAATTAAAAGGTGTCGATACACGTGATATGAGTCGGGAAGAATTGCGGAGTCATTTTGCGATGGTTCTTCAAGATACTTGGCTATTCACCGGGACGATTTGGGATAACTTGAAGTACGGTAATGAATCAGCTTCAGACGAAGCGATTTTGGCAGCTGCTAAAGCAGCCCATGTTGATGGCTTTGTTCGTCAATTACCTGAAGGTTATAACACAGTCTTGAATGAAGAAGCTTCAAATATTTCACAAGGTCAACGGCAATTATTGACGATTGCCCGGGCCTTTGTGGCCGATCCAGATATCTTAATCTTGGATGAAGCAACCAGTTCTGTTGATACGCGGACTGAAATTCATATCCAACACGCAATGGAACGTCTATTGCAAAATCGAACGAGTTTCGTTGTTGCCCATCGTTTATCAACGATTCGGGATGCGGATAATATCATTGTGATGAATCACGGTTCAATTATGGAAACCGGCACACATGATGAATCGATGGTTCAAGACGGCTTTTACGCTGATCTATATAACAGCCAATTCTCAGGGAACGTCGAGATTTAAATCGCTATTAAATAAGAGACACCATCAGGTTAAACTGGTGGTGTCTTTTTTTAGATGGCGTATACTAATAGTATTGATTCAAATAGGAGGTTTTGAGATGCGATTTGAACAAACGATTCACCAAATTGAGGCGTTAGTGGCTGATGAGGTTGTACCAGGTGTTTCATATGCCGTGATTGAAGGCCAGCAAGTGACGACGAAGGTCCTTGGTTATTCAGAACTGACGCCTAAACTAATCCCGTTAGAACCAGGACAATTATACGATTTAGCGTCTTTGACGAAGGTGATTGGGACGACGACGTTGATTCTCCGTTTGTTAGAGCGAGGACGCTTGTCACTTACGACCAAGGTTCATAGTATTTTACCAGCGTTTAAAGATCGACGGGTGACGGTTTTGCACCTCTTGACTCACACATCGGGCTTAGAGGGCTATATTCCTAATCGTAATCAGTTAGCTGCGCCAGCATTAAAAGAAGCGCTGTTGACGCAATTGACGGTTGGGCCTAATTTTGGGAAAAAGGTCGTCTACACGGATATCGGCATGTTGTATTTGGGCTGGATGCTAGAAGTGATTTATGGCAAACCAATTCAAGACTTAATTCAAAGTCTGGTTTTAACCCCCTTAGGGATGACCGAGAGTACGTTTGCCCCAGAAGCAAGCCGAGCAGTACCCACCGAACTAACAACGACTAGAGGCCTTATTCAAGGTGTTGTGCATGACCCGAAGAGTTATGTTTTGCAAAATCATAGTGGTGCAGCAGGATTATTTGCACCCCTAGACGATGTTGTGCGGTTTGCGCAGTTCCAACTAGGGCAATTAAAGGTTGCTGAGGCACCTGTTAGTCAAGCAAGTGTTAAGGGCTTATACCGCGACTGGACACCAGCCCATCTAGGCCGGTCATTGGGTTGGGATTTACGTTTTACGGCAGATCAGACACCATTGATTTATCATACCGGTTTTACAGGGACATTTATGTTACTCGATCGAAAACGCCAGACAGGCTTGGTAGTGTTGAGCAATCGGATTCACCCGACAGCAGATAATCAAACTTTTCTTGATCGTCGGACAATGATTGTGGATCAATTCTTGGCTGAAGATAAGGGCTAATCACGAAATCGCTTTAAAAACAGTTACTACCATGTCTTATCCGCTTTCATTTATGGTAGAATAGAAACATTGATAAATAAAGTGCATTAGGAGTGATTGAATTGACAGAACCATTATTTCTAAAACCAGTTTTCCAAGAAAAAATTTGGGGTGGCCGCAAATTAGCAGAAGCCTTCGACTATGATTTACCAGATGGTGACATTGGTGAATGCTGGGCGATTTCAGCACATCCACATGGTCCCAGCACAATCGAAAATGGTCCCTTAAAAGGCCTCACATTAGATCAAGCTTGGACTCAACACCGCGATTACTTTGGCGATGCCAAAGGGGAAGTTTTCCCATTATTAACGAAGATTTTGGATGCCGAAGCAAGCTTATCAGTTCAAGTCCATCCAGATGATGCCTATGCAGCTGCTCATGAAGGTCCTACAGAATTAGGTAAGACTGAATGTTGGTATATTTTAGATGCCGAACCAGGTGCTTACTTAATCTATGGTCATCATGCTAAAAACAAAGCAGAACTAACGGAAATGATTGAAGCGGGTAAGTGGGATGACTTATTGCGCAAAGTACCTGTTAAAACAGGCGACTTTTTCTACGTCCCAAGTGGCACAATTCATGCCTTGAATAAGGGGATTATGGCCCTTGAAACGCAACAAAGTAGTGATACGACTTATCGGTTATACGATTATGATCGAGTAGATGCGAAGACGGGTGAAAAACGTGAATTGCATCTAAAACAATCAATTGATACCACGATTGTTCCCCATCAAGATCCTGTTTTGAATATTCAAACAGAACACGTTGGGGATTCAACCATCACAACTTATGTGCAACCCCCAATGTCACCATTTTTCAGTGTTTACCAATGGTTGGTCAAGGGTGATTTACACTTTGATCGGACAACAGCCCCTTATACTTTATTATCAGTGGTTGACGGTGAAGGTGAACTGGTTGCGGATGGTCAAACCTACCCAATTCATAAGAATATGCACTTTGTCTTACCATTTGGCATTAAGTCATGGGACTTAAAAGGTAACATGCAAATTATTGCTTCAGAACCGGGTAACAAGTAAAATAAACATAACGAATTGCAACCGCAGCCGTGGTTGCAATTTTTTTAATGATTAAAAGAGTAGGGTGGCAGTTATGCAAAAACAAATTGAAGCAATTGAACAATTCGTACGAACAGCGTTAGCTCAGGAGCATAGTGGCCATGGTTTTGATCACATTCAACGGGTTGTCAATAATGCCCGCTTAATTCAACGCCAAGTTGGTGATGGCGACTTAACAACGATTACATTAGCCGCACTATTGCACGACGTGATTGATGAAAAAATTGTTAGCGATGTGGCACAAGCCCGCCAAAGCGTAGCGGCTGTTTTAACCCAAAATGGCATTGATAAGATGCAATCAACCACGATTTTTGACATCATCGATCATATGTCATTTTCTAAAAATATTAATCAGCACCAGACATTAAGTTTAGAAGGGCAAATCGTTCAAGATGCGGATCGGTTGGATGCGATTGGCGCGATTGGTATTGGCCGGACCTTTATGTATGGCGGCGCTCACGATGGGGTGGCTTATGATCCTGAAATTCAACCACGGGCCGAGTTAACCAAGGCTAATTATCGGGAACCTTCAACGGTGATTAATCATTTTTATGAAAAGCTCTTCAAACTCGCGGCGACGATGAATACGCAAGTGGCGCGAGAAATCGCAACCGCTAGAACACAAGTCATGCAAGATTTTGTGGCCGAGTACATTGCGGAATGGCAAGGTGCAAAATAACTAAAAAAGAACGTTGGCTAGAATTACTTCTGGTCAACGTTCTTTTTAGTTAATTTAATTCTGGTTCTGCTAACCAGTCGTTTTGTAAGAGTTCATGGGTTTTCTTTTTGAGGGGGAGCCAGAGTTCAGCGCGTAAAACGTTCACCAATGATTCCCAGAAAAGCCGATCCTTCTTTTGTTGATCGGTGATATGTAGTTCGATAATTTCGCCGGACTCGGTTGTCGCGAGGACCTTATCTTGACTATCAATACTTTTAATTTTAACGGATTCAATGTTTTGGCTTTTTATTAGCATATCGATCGCTCCTTTTAATCTATAACAACAGTATAGCCGGGGAATGTTATCAAACAATTGATATTTTATGAATAAAAATCGGCTTTTTTCTTTAAAAAAGGTTAAGTCGTTTCCTTAATCTTTAGATTAAGGTTTGGATTAAACTAGCCGTTTCCTCAATCGAGCGACCAGCAACGTTAATCGTCGTGGCGTTTAATTGTTCAAAAATCTGGTTGGCATAGGCAAGCTCGTCACCGACGGTTGTCATATTGGAATAGTTCGTTGTTTGCGGTAATCCCAAGGTGGCCAAACGTTCTTGGCGGATTTTTAGCAGTGTTGAAAGTGGCATGGTTAGACCGATAATCTTATGGGCGGGCACTTTGAATAATTCTTTTGGTAATGGCACGTTGGGAATGAGTGGTAAGTTGGCCACGCGATAGTTTTGGTTGGCCAAATACATACTGAGTGGCGTTTTTGAGGTCCGCGAAACACCTAATAGAACGATGTCGGCTTCTAATAAACCACGTGGATCTTGACCGTCATCGTAACGAACGGCAAATTCCATGGCGCTAATGCGATGGAAATAGTGTTCATCAAGTTTCCGTAATGAGCCTGGGGTTTCCAGCGATGCGGTTTGACTGCGTTCGCTAATGGCGGTGGTCAGCGAAGACAGAAGGTCGATTAAGGTTAAATGCTTGGCTTGGCAAAATTGCGTCACCGTTTCTTGAAGCGTGTGGTTAACAAGTGTTGTGACAATAATTGCCTGTTCTTGATGGGCATCTTGCAAAATGGGGGTTAATGTTTTTTGATCGGTAATAAACGGAAAGCGTTGAATTTTAAGGGTGACTGAAGCGGGGAATTGCGCGTTAACCGCTGCGATAACTGTTCGAGCAGTTTCGCCAATTGAATCTGAGATGATAAAAATTGGAATCGCTGACATTTTATAATCCTCCAAAAAATTATGATTGATTGTGTAGTCCGGCTTCGATGAAATAGCGCATAATAATTGATTTGGTGATTTTGCCAATGACGGTGATACCGTCGATTGCAACCACTGGCAATGAATCAACCTGATGGGCGATTAACCGTTGACCGGCGTGTAAGACAGATGTTTCCTCGGTGGTCGTTGTAATGTTTGGCATTCGCGTCATAATCATGGCAACAGGCGTAGTTTGTGTATTAGTTGTATTAATGGTTGCCCGCAGTAAGTCTTTTCGTGATAAAACACCTAGCAAACCTGACTGCTCATCCGTTACATAAAGCGACCCAACATCGTGCATGAATAGTTGCGTGACCGCTTCATCAATCGTTGTCGTTTGAGGGATTAAAAGAGGTGGGACCATCAGTTGACCGACTGTTTCTTGGTAGAGTTCATCGGTTAAGAGCGGCATCACTTCTTGGCCAACGTAAAAGTAGCCAACTTTAGGGCGGGCGTCCAAAATGCCGGTCATCGTTAAAATTGCGAAATCATTGCGCAGTGTTGCCCGAGAAAGGTGTAATTGATCAGCAATTTTAGTGCCGCTAATGGGTTGATTCGCTTTGACGATTTTGATAATTTCCTGTTGACGGTTAGATAATTCCATAAGCGCTCCTTTGAATAAATCGGGTTCAATAAATTCATTATAGGATAGCGTTACGCTAATTGCAATATATTCACATAATAGCGTGACCTATTAAAATTTATAAGATACACTATTGACTTGTAATGTGACACACTATATAATGCGGTTATCGATAAAATTTGGAGGCGCTATCATGAACTGTATTTATGCTTTTGCTGAAGATCAAACGTTAACCAATCAAGAATTAGGTGGTAAGGGAGCCAACTTAGCGGAAATGACGCGATTAGGATTACCCGTGCCAGCCGGTTTTACAATTACAACGGCTGCTTGTCGACAATACTTAGCAAGTGCTAAACAAGAGGCGGGCTTTTTAGAAGACGAATTAATGAAAGCGATTCATATTCTTGAAGAAAAGACGCAGCGGCAATTAGGGAATGCTGAGCAGCCGTTATTGGTGTCCGTCCGCAGTGGTGCACCAATCTCAATGCCGGGGATGATGGATACTATCTTGAATTTAGGGTTAAACGATCAAACGGTAATCGGCTTAGCTGAAATGACCAATGATCCATGGTTTGCTTACGATTGTTATCGTCGGTTGATTCAAATGTTTGGGGATGTGGTTTACGGTATTGATAAGCCAATTTTTGAAGCGGCATTAACGGCGCTTAAAAATAAACGGCAAGTTCAAAAGGATACAGACTTAACGTTAGTTGATTTAAAACAATTGATTGAAACCTATAAAGGCTTGTACGTAGCGGCCGGACAATATCAATTTCCACAGTCGGTTGATCAACAACTGCGACTGGCCATTGAAGCTGTCTTTAAATCATGGCAGAATCCACGTGCGCAGACTTATCGACGTTTAAATCAAATCGACGGTGCCATGGGAACCGCAGTCAACGTGCAACAAACGGTCTTTGGTAATTATCAGGGGCAAAGTGGAACCGGCGTTGCGTTCACTCGGAACCCAGCAACTGGTGAACCTGGTTTGTTTGGCGAATATTTATTGAATGCACAAGGTGAAGATGTGGTGGCGGGGATTCGAACCCCCGAACCAATTGCGACGTTAAAGGCGCAATTGCCAGTAATTTATGAACAATTCAAAATGATTGCCAATCAATTAGAAGCCCACTATCGGGATATGCAAGATATGGAATTTACGATTGAAGCTGGGCAGTTATATGTCTTACAAACACGGGTTGGCAAACGCACCGCACCGGCTGCTTTTAGAATTGCTGTGGATTTAGTTGATGAAGGGGTGATTGATCGGCCAACCGCGATTAGTCGCTTGAAGCCGACGATGATTGATGGGTTGTTACACCCACTTTTTGAAACTAGTGCGGTGCAACAGGCAACACAGTTATTGACTGGGTTACCAGCGAGTCCAGGGGCTGCTACTGGTGCGATCTATTTCGACGCCCAAAAAGCACAACAGGCACACGAAGCTGGTGAAAAAGTCATTTTAGTTCGCCAAGAAACGTCACCAGAAGATATTGATGGGATGGTAATCAGTGAAGCAATTGTTACTAGTCGTGGTGGGATGACATCGCATGCGGCAGTTGTTGCCCGAGGAATGGGCTGTTGTTGTGTCGTTGGTTGTCAGCAGCTTCAAGTGGATTATGAACAACGTGAGGCGCATTTTGCCGGCCGAGTTTTAAAAGAAGGGGCGATTATTTCGGTGGATGGTCATACCGGTCACCTTTATTTAGGGGCGTTGCCCCAACAAACCGGTGTTCATGAAACAACGCTTACAACGGTGCTCAGTTGGTGTGATGAGATTGCACCCTTTGCGGTTTGGGCCAATGCTGAGACACCTCAAGAAGTGGCGGCTGCTTTTGAATTTGGCGCACAGGGGTTAGGACTTGTACGGACGGAGCACATGTTCTTTGGCCCAGAACGAATTTTTAAAATGCGCCAAATGATTTTAGCAACTGAATTAGCGGATCGCCAAGTGGCGTTGGCGGCACTAAAAAGCCTCCAAATAACTGACTTTAAGCAAATCTTTTCATTAGCTGAAGAGCGACCATGTACAATTCGCTTGTTAGACCCACCATTGCATGAATTCTTACCGCAAAATGAAGCGGAACAGGCTGAATTAGCAACCGCGCTAGGCATTAGTCTGGCTGAAATTAAGCGACGGATTGCTGACAAAGCGGAAATTAATCCTATGTTAGGCCATCGTGGCAGTCGTTTGGCGGTGACCTATCCTGAAATTTACCAAATGCAAGTCTTAGCGATTGCTGAGAGTACCTTGGCGGTTCAAACAACGCACCACCATGCTGTAGCTCCTAAAATAATGTTGCCTCTAATTGGCACAGCGACTGAAATGGCATATCTAAAGCAACTATTACAGCAAACCATCAACGACTATTTGGTAGAAAATCAGCAACAACTAACTTATCAAATTGGCACAATGATTGAGATTCCGCGGGCGTGTTTAGTTGCGGATCAAATCGCAGCGACCGCAGATTTCTTCAGTTTTGGCACCAATGATTTAACGCAAATGACGTATGGTTTTTCCCGCGATGATATTGGCCATTTTATGCCGGATTATCAGCAACAAGGCTTGATGCCGGCTGAACCCTTTCAAACGCTTGACCAAGATGGTGTCGGTGCTTTGATGCAATTGGCGGTTCAAAAAGGCCGTCAAACCAAACCTGATTTATCGATTGGCGTTTGCGGCGAGGTCGGTGGTGATCCAGCAGCGATGCCGTTTTATCGTGATTTGGGCATTGATTATGTCTCGTGTTCACCATACCGTGTGCCAAGTGCGCGTTTGGCAGCAGCTCAAAGTCAATTAACATTGGTAGATTAAAATGCAAAAAAAGAACCCCTGCAATATCGAAAAAGATATTGTCGGGGTTCTTTTGGGAGTACTTAATTTTTAATTTTGCACCTTTTTGACACCAGCTGCGTCGACTTGGTAGCGGGATTCTTCGATTGGAAGGTCCGCTAGTGGTTGAAGATCAAACTCTGGGAAACGGCGGCTAATCGCTGTTGTTAAGAGGCGTTTAGCTAAGACACCGTTATGGGTTAAGATTGGGCCGTGGAAGTAAGAACCAAAGGTGTTTTTATAAACACAACCTTCAGTACCATCTTCGCCATTGTTACCATGACCACGGTTAACATAACCAAGTGGTTTTTCATCTTTTCCTAAGAAAGTCCGACCGTTATGATTTTCAAAGCCGAGGTAAGTTTCGTTAAATTCACGATTTTCAATCACGATATCGCCAATAAAACGGCTGTTATCTTGGCTGAGTGTATAGTGATCAAGGGCACCAATCCCAGGAATTTTATCACCGTTCGCACCGATGTAGTAGTGGCCCAATAATTGGTAACCACCACAAATGGCAAGCATTACGCCGCCATTTTCGATGTATGCTGTGAGTGCAGCTTTTTTACTGTTAAGATCTTCTGAAATGATTTTTTGTTCGAAATCTTGGCCACCACCGAAGAGGACGATGTCATAGCGGCTAGCATCGAA from Latilactobacillus sakei subsp. sakei DSM 20017 = JCM 1157 harbors:
- a CDS encoding serine hydrolase domain-containing protein → MRFEQTIHQIEALVADEVVPGVSYAVIEGQQVTTKVLGYSELTPKLIPLEPGQLYDLASLTKVIGTTTLILRLLERGRLSLTTKVHSILPAFKDRRVTVLHLLTHTSGLEGYIPNRNQLAAPALKEALLTQLTVGPNFGKKVVYTDIGMLYLGWMLEVIYGKPIQDLIQSLVLTPLGMTESTFAPEASRAVPTELTTTRGLIQGVVHDPKSYVLQNHSGAAGLFAPLDDVVRFAQFQLGQLKVAEAPVSQASVKGLYRDWTPAHLGRSLGWDLRFTADQTPLIYHTGFTGTFMLLDRKRQTGLVVLSNRIHPTADNQTFLDRRTMIVDQFLAEDKG
- the manA gene encoding mannose-6-phosphate isomerase, class I is translated as MTEPLFLKPVFQEKIWGGRKLAEAFDYDLPDGDIGECWAISAHPHGPSTIENGPLKGLTLDQAWTQHRDYFGDAKGEVFPLLTKILDAEASLSVQVHPDDAYAAAHEGPTELGKTECWYILDAEPGAYLIYGHHAKNKAELTEMIEAGKWDDLLRKVPVKTGDFFYVPSGTIHALNKGIMALETQQSSDTTYRLYDYDRVDAKTGEKRELHLKQSIDTTIVPHQDPVLNIQTEHVGDSTITTYVQPPMSPFFSVYQWLVKGDLHFDRTTAPYTLLSVVDGEGELVADGQTYPIHKNMHFVLPFGIKSWDLKGNMQIIASEPGNK
- a CDS encoding HD domain-containing protein; the protein is MQKQIEAIEQFVRTALAQEHSGHGFDHIQRVVNNARLIQRQVGDGDLTTITLAALLHDVIDEKIVSDVAQARQSVAAVLTQNGIDKMQSTTIFDIIDHMSFSKNINQHQTLSLEGQIVQDADRLDAIGAIGIGRTFMYGGAHDGVAYDPEIQPRAELTKANYREPSTVINHFYEKLFKLAATMNTQVAREIATARTQVMQDFVAEYIAEWQGAK
- a CDS encoding pyruvate, water dikinase regulatory protein — encoded protein: MSAIPIFIISDSIGETARTVIAAVNAQFPASVTLKIQRFPFITDQKTLTPILQDAHQEQAIIVTTLVNHTLQETVTQFCQAKHLTLIDLLSSLTTAISERSQTASLETPGSLRKLDEHYFHRISAMEFAVRYDDGQDPRGLLEADIVLLGVSRTSKTPLSMYLANQNYRVANLPLIPNVPLPKELFKVPAHKIIGLTMPLSTLLKIRQERLATLGLPQTTNYSNMTTVGDELAYANQIFEQLNATTINVAGRSIEETASLIQTLI
- a CDS encoding helix-turn-helix transcriptional regulator — protein: MELSNRQQEIIKIVKANQPISGTKIADQLHLSRATLRNDFAILTMTGILDARPKVGYFYVGQEVMPLLTDELYQETVGQLMVPPLLIPQTTTIDEAVTQLFMHDVGSLYVTDEQSGLLGVLSRKDLLRATINTTNTQTTPVAMIMTRMPNITTTTEETSVLHAGQRLIAHQVDSLPVVAIDGITVIGKITKSIIMRYFIEAGLHNQS
- the ppdK gene encoding pyruvate, phosphate dikinase codes for the protein MNCIYAFAEDQTLTNQELGGKGANLAEMTRLGLPVPAGFTITTAACRQYLASAKQEAGFLEDELMKAIHILEEKTQRQLGNAEQPLLVSVRSGAPISMPGMMDTILNLGLNDQTVIGLAEMTNDPWFAYDCYRRLIQMFGDVVYGIDKPIFEAALTALKNKRQVQKDTDLTLVDLKQLIETYKGLYVAAGQYQFPQSVDQQLRLAIEAVFKSWQNPRAQTYRRLNQIDGAMGTAVNVQQTVFGNYQGQSGTGVAFTRNPATGEPGLFGEYLLNAQGEDVVAGIRTPEPIATLKAQLPVIYEQFKMIANQLEAHYRDMQDMEFTIEAGQLYVLQTRVGKRTAPAAFRIAVDLVDEGVIDRPTAISRLKPTMIDGLLHPLFETSAVQQATQLLTGLPASPGAATGAIYFDAQKAQQAHEAGEKVILVRQETSPEDIDGMVISEAIVTSRGGMTSHAAVVARGMGCCCVVGCQQLQVDYEQREAHFAGRVLKEGAIISVDGHTGHLYLGALPQQTGVHETTLTTVLSWCDEIAPFAVWANAETPQEVAAAFEFGAQGLGLVRTEHMFFGPERIFKMRQMILATELADRQVALAALKSLQITDFKQIFSLAEERPCTIRLLDPPLHEFLPQNEAEQAELATALGISLAEIKRRIADKAEINPMLGHRGSRLAVTYPEIYQMQVLAIAESTLAVQTTHHHAVAPKIMLPLIGTATEMAYLKQLLQQTINDYLVENQQQLTYQIGTMIEIPRACLVADQIAATADFFSFGTNDLTQMTYGFSRDDIGHFMPDYQQQGLMPAEPFQTLDQDGVGALMQLAVQKGRQTKPDLSIGVCGEVGGDPAAMPFYRDLGIDYVSCSPYRVPSARLAAAQSQLTLVD
- a CDS encoding type 1 glutamine amidotransferase; this translates as MTQTLKICHLYGNLMNTYGDLGNILVLDYYAKKIGLKTETEVISIGQDFDASRYDIVLFGGGQDFEQKIISEDLNSKKAALTAYIENGGVMLAICGGYQLLGHYYIGANGDKIPGIGALDHYTLSQDNSRFIGDIVIENREFNETYLGFENHNGRTFLGKDEKPLGYVNRGHGNNGEDGTEGCVYKNTFGSYFHGPILTHNGVLAKRLLTTAISRRFPEFDLQPLADLPIEESRYQVDAAGVKKVQN